Proteins co-encoded in one Chionomys nivalis chromosome 6, mChiNiv1.1, whole genome shotgun sequence genomic window:
- the Bod1l1 gene encoding biorientation of chromosomes in cell division protein 1-like 1 isoform X2: MATNPQPQPPPPAPPPPPPQPQPPPPPPGPGAGPGASGPGGASAGAGDPQLVAMIVNHLKSQGLFDQFRRDCLADVDTKPAYQNLRQRVDNFVANHLATHTWSPHLNKNQLRNNIRQQVLKSGMLESGIDRIISQVVDPKINHTFRPQVEKAVHEFLATLNHKEEAAGNTAPDDEKPDSSVITQGVPAPGPSANVASDAMSILETITSLNQEANAARASTEMSNAKTNERVPRKLSSQPSTDISTDKERGSEDGADREKATPDSGAEGIETAPKSEEPSDLSCSVEEAKNHMKENSLLVPSKDAQQESSDQKYKSVDKAEKKPDSNEKGERKKEKKEKTEKKIDHSKRSEDTQKVKDEKQSKDREVESMKPPEKINSRARTAEGTKEDCSLMDSDVDGLTDITVSSVHTSDLSSFEEDTEEEVVMSDSMEEGEITSDDEEKNKQNKAKAQTTESGDGKARSVRHAYVHKPYLYSKYYSDSDDELTVEQRRQSIAKEKEERLLRRRINREKLEEKRKQKAEKTKSSKVKSQGKSSVDLEDSSTKTSELKTPRIKEVLKEWKVLEKKVALSKRRRKDSRNVDENSKKKQQTEEESKEALKTSEYCEREKASSKDLKHAHGKGESSKPARRLSESLHSAEENKTESKVEREHKRRTSTPVVMEGALEETDTRDGKKQAERLEINVDEAQKQKSTLKNEKYQKKDEPETHGKGLPKKEAKSTKEKPEKEKAQSEEKLSSKHRYKGDGIHKAGDETELHSSEKGLKVEENTQKQSQQTKLPSDDKAERKSKHRNERKLSVLGRDGRPVSEYAIKTDEHARKESKKERHLPSEKAKAEHKSRRSSDSKLQKDVSSKQHSVTLQKRSESCSEEKCETDSTNADSSLKPEEIHKERRKMKSLLEEKLVLKSKSKGQGKQIKVAETESQESVTKQVTTSKPDKEKNTEDNDPERQRKSKLEDRSSEEAVIDPALENATPSAHGAQKDSGHKTKLSLVKEKHKTDKDSTSSKPERRFSDGHRSRGLKHSSKDMKKKEENKPDDKDGKEVDSSHEKGKGNGSVIEKKLSKRLCENRRGSISQEMAKEDKLAATSLGPASSSSLQRTKKSSETTSIPEQEPMEIDSEATAENVSEHSKTQDISNNSSQQDIDFENVTKHKAAAGVLKDELRTSMIDSKPAAVTCKSGRGLAVTSNSEKHTDHKSPLTKKVHIQSATSKPTREREPVQRGAHDINVDSEGSRRVLSRAPSENERIQKNLKGTSRATEECGAQGDASLECSTDSDLSSSSGSAVVPQKESHDSSTVPVVDREMIPEGGTAGTSLVNNYDSPNQSLTIKKSEVHKTSGSKESSDGSTADMPSKANTSSKRHLPEDGQTTLLHSKESKASIPLAGKSTDMTGENKNISKQRNLMGTAKKESDLNVEPDVKQDSTAVENVVDLSTRKEAETVRRKHNRDPDESKQIPTDVERKTENNEVDTSAMRDTASVSQQRHGKMERVAAGSGRRDKAFIATSTEGKDKGIMLNPIKAGDATTTSSETGEKGMTLPCTSIEADEGFIMGASPRNHPLQVGAEASECTVFAAAEEGRGVVTEGFAESETLLTSSKEGESGECTVAESEDRVADPLVAHTVQTEANVNSVATEEKDDAVTSAGSEEKCDGSSCTVEGTATFTGEVESDGAVTSAGTEIRAGSVSSEDVVGSQENRTRVGSKKETEGTVTCTEAKGRSDSFIFSLVTGVGTPEQRVVTGADVVQVNGDKPREASANQGDGSANDGTEGESAVTSTGITEEEGEGSANCTGSEDSSERCAISSETEENAESAMDSTEAKDITNIPLVAVGPCDDEDIVTSTGAKEEDDEGEGVVTSTGRGNETSHALTCTGIEESEGMLVCESAEGGAQIGPTVEHVDAEAGATTVNTNDSNVDSVSGAEKEIKDTDICSSAKGIVESSVTSAFTGNSDGPPVLGGSEGPVASATSHHSDSQLTRKETVEDTTISTGLVRGSDDVLVSGAVPEYEVGHTSPRGKDEGVITSVESEDCDGLMASTASSDVSNKDSLAGSKSQGNGLMISTSTNDCTLQISATIDVRRGHLCPLSTEENTEDTRIHMEGFEAPMPSAISGDESHLTCATRSEEKDECAMISTSIGEEFEVPISSAVTITCAKSEQPVAAAEESTAGPVLVSTEDFEVPMPSAHHTEAESPLASTSKEEKDECALISTSIAEDCEASVSGVSENAPSVTDGNAVISTSSVEDCEGSVSSAVPQEAVIPVEETGDTAMISTSTSEGREAVMLGTVPTDEDQATTVRGEDLSDAAIISTSTTECVLMCSSLSRHEESQPATHNPEGNGDHLTTKQSKCELPMPSLMAESNCQCPGPSTIVREVGPLMAVSTKGENDRLAVCEPSAGQSQPGTASCIGEENRLGKDCPGQDLSSEERNALLTSVQRENKSAEAEAAGHSSTASGIARRYSERNANSVSDKLSETNCLTGPEQTSAEDSSGSSHCLAAVNAGAKTDDMLPIRDAALECPSDQQAPENNLKTTTKCITGQESQMGPSHTAVLPAACHVAPSTPQREGDLTAKSDHSSTWTSERFAEKHVPGTRQSLHREGNFDDAVLPEESECGIGNVELPPKSIGESGLSANLATETSLRSEEDTNHGVAVASGNPCVGRPSASGEQVKEASLVSESQNVENSDSRIIEEIHCESQNKGEILSGTKDSTEALSGCSAEADSEEVEEEERHMSKRNRKEHYPSSEDELDDSPDVLVSRIERAQRQYSETEPHDTKEENSRDLEEFSKMSSKSNSTSLEDRDDLSSNEGTSEKIELNEDDGIKSQEDDQPIAIKRKRGRPRKYPAEIGLKTKEDSKAETGITTVEQSPPSSKLKTSQADESNKETSNLQEKDISNDDSEEKLASMRRRGRKPKRSLTSSDDAESSEPERKRQKSVSETFEDRKDQESDEEEEEEEEDEPLGATTRSTTRSEAQRKHHSKPSTRATSKLGIPETVSPRNRQKLAKEKLSTSEKVSKSPPLGRSKVQLSPSIKRKREVSPPGARTRGQQRVDETPVKKAKR; the protein is encoded by the exons ccTGCCTATCAGAATCTGAGGCAGAGAGTTGACAACTTTGTTGCAAACCACTTGGCTACTCATACCTGGAGTCCACACCTTAATAAGAATCAACTGAGAAACAATATCCGACAGCAAGTTCTGAA ATCAGGAATGCTGGAGTCTGGTATCGACCGAATTATTTCACAGGTAGTAGATCCAAAGATCAACCATACATTCAGGCCTCAGGTGGAAAAGGCTGTGCATGAGTTTCTGGCCACACTGAATCACAAAGAGGAAGCAGCTGGCAACACAGCTCCTGACGATGAGAAGCCGGACTCTTCTGTCATTACCCAAG GTGTTCCTGCTCCTGGGCCCAGTGCTAATGTGGCTAGTGATGCCATGTCAATCTTGGAAACCATAACTTCTCTTAACCAAGAAGCTAATGCTGCTCGAGCTTCAACAGAAATGTCAAATGCCAAGACCAATGAGAGAGTGCCCAGAAAACTCTCATCTCAGCCTAGCACTGACATCAGCACTGACAAGGAGAGAGGCTCTGAGGATGGGGCTGATAGAGAGAAGGCTACCCCTGATTCTGGAGCCGAGGGGATAGAAACTGCTCCCAAGTCAGAAGAACCTAGCGATCTCTCTTGTTCAGTGGAAGAAGCTAAAAATCACATGAAAGAAAATAGCTTACTTGTACCAAGTAAGGATGCTCAGCAGGAAAGCAGTGACCAAAAATATAAATCAGTggacaaagcagaaaagaaaccagacagtaatgagaaaggagaaagaaaaaaggaaaagaaggaaaagactgaaaaaaaaattgatcactCCAAAAGGAGCGAAGATACACAGAAAGTGAAAGATGAGAAACAGTCGAAGGACAGAGAAGTGGAGAGCATGAAGCCTCCTGAAAAGATCAACAGCAGAGCCAGGACTGCCGAGGGGACGAAAGAAG ATTGCTCTTTGATGGATTCTGATGTGGATGGTCTCACTGACATCACAGTTAGCTCTGTCCACACCAGTGACCTTTCATCTTTTGAGGAAGACACAGAGGAGGAAGTTGTCATGTCTGATAGCATGGAAGAAGGAGAGATTACATCAGATG atgaagagaaaaacaagcagAATAAAGCAAAAGCTCAAACCACTGAGTCTGGTGATGGGAAAGCCAGAAGTGTACGGCATGCTTATGTTCACAAACCTTACCTTTACTCAAAGTACTACAGTGATTCTGATGATGAACTCACAGTAGAACAACGGCGCCAGTCCATC gctaaagaaaaagaagagagacttTTGAGAAGACGAATCAATAGAGAGAAACTTGAAGAAAAAcgaaaacagaaagcagagaagacGAAATCTTCCAAAGTGAAGAGCCAAG ggaAAAGTAGTGTGGACCTAGAAGACTCATCAACCAAGACTTCGGAACTGAAAACCCCAAGAATTAAAGAAGTCCTTAAAGAATGGAAAGTTCTAGAGAAAAAAGTAGCCTTAagcaaaaggagaagaaaagattcAAG GAATGTTGATGAGAATTCCAAAAAGAAACAGCAGACTGAGGAAGAGTCCAAAGAAGCCCTCAAAACAAGTGAG TACTGTGAAAGAGAAAAGGCCTCCTCCAAGGACCTGAAGCATGCTCATGGAAAAGGTGAATCAAGTAAGCCTGCCCGGAGGCTTTCAGAATCTCTGCATTCAGctgaggaaaacaaaactgagtcGAAGGTAGAAAGAGAACATAAGCGACGTACATCCACCCCTGTTGTAATGGAAGGAGCTCTGGAAGAAACcgatacaagagatggaaaaaagCAAGCAGAACGCTTAGAAATTAATGTGGATGAAGCCCAGAAACAGAAAAGCAcccttaaaaatgaaaagtatcaAAAGAAAGATGAACCTGAAACTCATGGGAAAGGCCTGCCTAAAAAAGAGGCAAAGTCCACCAAGGAGAAACCTGAGAAGGAGAAAGCTCAATCAGAAGAAAAATTGTCTTCAAAACACAGATACAAAGGTGATGGGATACATAAAGCAGGTGATGAGACTGAACTTCACTCTTCTGAGAAAGGTTTAAAAGTAGAGGAAAATACTCAGAAGCAAAGTCAACAAACCAAACTTCCTTCAGATGATAAAGCTGAACGTAAAAGTAAGCACAGGAATGAAAGGAAGTTGTCAGTGTTGGGTAGAGACGGAAGGCCAGTTTCTGAGTACGCTATAAAAACAGATGAGCATGCACGTAAAGAGAGCAAAAAGGAGAGGCACCTGCCATCTGAAAAAGCCAAGGCAGAGCACAAGTCGAGAAGGTCAAGTGACTCTAAACTTCAGAAGGATGTAAGCTCCAAGCAGCACAGTGTTACATTGCAGAAAAGAAGCGAGAGCTGTTCTGAAGAGAAGTGTGAGACAGACTCCACTAATGCCGATAGCAGTTTAAAGCCTGAAGAGATTCATAAAGAGAGGCGAAAAATGAAGAGTTTGTTGGAAGAGAAGCTTGTGTTAAAGTCTaaatcaaaaggtcaaggcaaacaaataaaagttgCTGAAACAGAATCTCAAGAAAGTGTCACAAAACAGGTGACAACTTCAAAGCCTGATAAGGAGAAGAATACAGAAGACAATGACCCAGAAAGGCAACGCAAGTCCAAACTTGAAGACAGATCTTCAGAAGAAGCTGTCATTGACCCTGCACTGGAGAATGCTACACCTTCAGCACATGGTGCTCAGAAGGACTCTGGGCACAAAACTAAGTTATCACTGGTAAAAGAGAAGCATAAGACCGATAAAGACTCAACCTCCTCCAAACCTGAGAGGAGGTTCTCAGATGGGCACAGAAGCAGAGGCTTAAAGCACAGTAGtaaagacatgaaaaaaaaagaagaaaataaaccagaTGACAAAGATGGTAAAGAAGTTGACAGCAGTCATGAAAAGGGcaaaggaaatggctcagtcatagaaaagaaattaagcaaaagATTGTGTGAAAACCGAAGAGGAAGCATATCACAGGAAATGGCCAAGGAAGATAAGTTAGCAGCAACCAGTTTAGGCCCTGCCAGTAGTTCCTCCCTGCAGAGAACCAAAAAAAGCAGTGAAACCACATCCATCCCTGAACAAGAACCAATGGAAATTGATTCTGAGGCAACTGCAGAAAATGTGTCTGAACATTCTAAAACCCAAGACATCAGTAATAATAGTTCTCAGCAAGACATTGACTTTGAAAATGTTACAAAACATAAAGCTGCTGCTGGGGTTTTAAAGGATGAGTTAAGAACTTCCATGATAGATTCAAAACCAGCAGCTGTGACGTGTAAATCAGGGCGTGGACTAGCAGTTACTAGCAATTCTGAAAAGCATACTGACCATAAAAGCCCCTTGACCAAGAAAGTGCATATCCAAAGTGCTACATCAAAACCAACTAGGGAGAGAGAGCCAGTTCAGCGAGGAGCCCATGACATAAATGTAGATTCCGAAGGGAGTCGGAGAGTGCTCTCTAGGGCCCCATCAGAAAATGAGAGGATACAGAAGAATTTGAAAGGCACATCCAGAGCCACCGAAGAATGTGGCGCTCAAGGGGATGCTTCTTTGGAATGCTCTACAGACTCAGACCTCTCATCATCCTCAGGCTCCGCTGTTGTACCTCAGAAAGAATCTCATGACTCAAGTACAGTTCCTGTAGTTGACAGAGAAATGATTCCAGAAGGTGGCACAGCTGGCACCTCCCTTGTAAATAATTATGATAGCCCTAACCAAAGTTTGACGATTAAGAAGTCAGAAGTCCATAAGACAAGCGGCAGCAAAGAAAGTAGTGATGGCTCCACAGCAGATATGCCATCAAAAGCAAACACCAGTAGCAAAAGGCACCTTCCTGAAGATGGCCAGACCACATTGCTGCACagtaaagaaagcaaagcaagtaTACCTCTTGCTGGCAAGTCAACGGACATGACTGGAGAAAATAAGAACATTAGCAAGCAAAGGAACTTGATGGGCACAGCCAAAAAAGAGAGTGATCTGAATGTAGAGCCTGATGTAAAACAGGACAGTACTGCTGTTGAGAATGTGGTAGACCTGAGTACAAGAAAGGAAGCTGAAACAGTCAGACGTAAGCATAACAGAGATCCAGACGAAAGTAAACAAATACCAACTGATGTGGAAAGGAAGACTGAAAACAATGAGGTAGATACCAGTGCTATGCGTGATACTGCTTCTGTGTCACAGCAAAGGCATGGGAAAATGGAGAGGGTGGCAGCAGGATCTGGTAGACGAGACAAAGCTTTCATTGCTACTAGTACTGAAGGGAAGGACAAAGGCATCATGTTAAATCCCATCAAGGCTGGGGATGCAACCACCACTTCATCTGAAACAGGAGAGAAGGGGATGACCTTACCTTGTACAAGTATTGAGGCAGATGAGGGCTTCATAATGGGTGCAAGCCCTAGAAACCATCCCCTTCAGGTTGGGGCAGAAGCCAGTGAGTGCACTGTTTTTGCTGCAGCTGAAGAGGGTAGGGGTGTTGTCACAGAAGGATTTGCTGAAAGTGAGACTTTGCTCACAAGTTCCAAGGAAGGAGAAAGTGGAGAGTGTACTGTTGCTGAATCAGAAGACAGAGTGGCAGACCCCTTGGTAGCTCATACAGTTCAAACTGAAGCCAATGTGAACAGTGTTGCAACAGAGGAAAAAGATGATGCAGTAACCAGTGCAGGCTCTGAGGAAAAGTGTGATGGTTCTTCGTGTACAGTTGAGGGGACTGCTACTTTTACTGGTGAAGTTGAAAGTGATGGGGCTGTTACAAGTGCTGGCACAGAAATAAGAGCAGGATCTGTGAGCAGTGAAGATGTTGTTGGGTCCCAGGAAAATAGGACACGAGTTGGTtctaaaaaggaaacagaaggcaCTGTGACATGTACTGAAGCCAAAGGAAGAAGTGATAGCTTCATCTTCTCCTTGGTAACTGGAGTGGGAACCCCAGAACAACGGGTAGTTACAGGTGCAGATGTGGTCCAAGTAAATGGTGATAAGCCTCGCGAGGCAAGTGCCAACCAAGGAGATGGTTCTGCAAATGATGGTACAGAAGGTGAGAGTGCAGTCACCAGCACAGGCATTACtgaagaagagggggaagggtCAGCAAACTGCACAGGCTCAGAAGACAGCAGTGAACGCTGTGCCATAAGTTctgaaacagaagagaatgcagaGAGTGCAATGGATAGCACAGAGGCCAAAGACATTACAAACATACCTTTGGTGGCTGTTGGTCCCTGTGATGACGAAGACATTGTGACCAGCACAGGTGCAAAAGAAGAGGATGATGAGGGGGAGGGTGTTGTGACTAGTActggaagaggaaatgaaacCAGCCATGCTTTGACTTGCACGGGGATAGAAGAAAGTGAAGGAATGTTAGTTTGTGAGAGTGCGGAAGGGGGTGCTCAGATTGGCCCTACAGTGGAACATGTGGATGCTGAGGCTGGGGCGACCACTGTGAATACAAATGACAGTAATGTTGATAGTGTGAGTGgtgcagagaaggaaatcaaagACACTGATATCTGCTCCAGTGCCAAAGGGATTGTGGAAAGCAGTGTGACCAGTGCCTTTACAGGGAACAGTGATGGGCCTCCAGTTCTAGGTGGTAGTGAAGGACCTGTGGCTAGTGCAACTTCTCATCACAGTGATAGTCAGCTTACCAGGAAGGAAACAGTGGAAGATACAACTATTTCCACTGGGTTGGTGAGGGGCAGTGATGATGTGCTCGTGTCTGGTGCAGTTCCAGAATATGAAGTCGGCCACACATCACCCAGGGGAAAAGATGAAGGTGTCATCACTTCTGTAGAAAGTGAAGACTGTGATGGCCTTATGGCTTCTACAGCCAGTTCTGATGTTTCCAACAAGGACAGTTTAGCTGGGAGTAAAAGTCAAGGCAATGGCTTGATGATTTCTACCAGTACAAATGACTGCACCCTTCAGATAAGTGCAACGATAGATGTGAGGAGAGGGCATTTGTGTCCTCTGAGCActgaagaaaatacagaagaCACAAGAATACACATGGAAGGATTTGAGGCTCCTATGCCCAGTGCAATTTCAGGTGATGAGAGCCACCTCACTTGTGCTACCAGAAGTGAAGAGAAGGATGAGTGTGCCATGATTTCCACAAGCATAGGGGAAGAATTCGAAGTTCCTATTTCCAGCGCAGTTACCATCACATGTGCTAAGAGCGAACAGCCAGTTGCAGCAGCTGAGGAAAGCACTGCAGGTCCAGTCTTGGTAAGCACCGAGGACTTTGAGGTACCTATGCCTAGTGCTCATCATACTGAAGCTGAaagtcctcttgcctcaaccagcaaggaagaaaaggatgagTGTGCTCTCATTTCTACCAGCATAGCAGAAGACTGTGAAGCCTCTGTCTCTGGTGTAAGTGAAAATGCACCATCTGTTACCGATGGGAACGCAGTTATCTCAACAAGTTCAGTGGAAGACTGCGAAGGCTCTGTGTCCAGTGCTGTCCCTCAGGAAGCAGTCATACCAGTAGAGGAGACGGGTGACACTGCTATGATTTCCACAAGCACCTCTGAAGGACGTGAAGCAGTCATGCTTGGTACTGTCCCTACAGATGAAGACCAGGCCACCACTGTGAGAGGGGAAGATCTGAGTGATGCTGCCATTATCTCCACCAGCACAACAGAGTGTGTGCTGATGTGCTCTAGCCTAAGCAGACATGAAGAGAGCCAGCCAGCCACACACAACCCAGAAGGAAATGGTGATCATTTGACTACAAAGCAAAGTAAGTGTGAACTACCCATgcccagcctcatggctgagagTAACTGTCAGTGCCCTGGGCCATCCACAATAGTCAGAGAAGTGGGCCCCTTGATGGCAGTGAGCACCAAAGGGGAGAATGACAGGCTGGCAGTCTGTGAGCCCTCTGCAGGGCAAAGCCAGCCAGGTACTGCTTCGTGCATAGGAGAGGAAAACAGACTTGGCAAGGACTGCCCTGGTCAAGATCTCAGTTCAGAAGAAAGGAATGCATTGCTGACCTCTGTTCAGAGGGAGAACAAaagtgcagaggcagaggcagcaggacacAGTAGCACAGCTAGTGGTATTGCAAGAAGGTACTCAGAGAGGAATGCAAACTCGGTGTCTGACAAATTGTCTGAGACCAACTGTCTGACAGGACCAGAACAGACGTCTGCTGAGGACTCCTCTGGCAGTAGTCACTGTCTGGCAGCAGTAAATGCTGGTGCTAAAACTGATGACATGCTGCCCATCAGAGATGCTGCATTGGAGTGTCCTTCTGACCAGCAGGCACCTGAGAACAACTTGAAAACTACCACCAAATGTATTACTGGCCAAGAGTCACAAATGGGTCCTTCCCACACAGCAGTCCTTCCAGCTGCCTGCCATGTAGCTCCATCTACTCCACAacgggagggggacttgactgcaAAAAGTGACCACAGTAGCACATGGACTAGTGAAAGGTTTGCTGAGAAACATGTTCCTGGTACAAGGCAGTCACTCCACAGGGAAGGAAACTTTGACGacgctgttcttcctgaggagaGTGAGTGTGGCATCG GCAATGTGGAGTTACCACCAAAGAGTATAGGAGAATCAGGACTGTCAGCCAACTTGGCAACTGAG ACATCTTTGCGTTCAGAGGAAGATACCAATCATGGAGTTGCAGTAGCATCTGGAAACCCCTGTGTTGGAAGGCCAAGTGCATCAG GTGAACAGGTGAAAGAAGCATCATTGGTGAGCGAATCACAAAAT GTTGAAAATTCAGACTCAAGAATCATTGAAGAAATACACTGTGAATCTCAAAACAAAGGAG AAATACTCAGCGGTACAAAAGACAGCACGGAAGCCCTAAGCGGATGCAGCGCTGAAGCAGATTCTGAAGAG GttgaagaggaagaaaggcacatgtctaaaagaaacaggaaggagcATTACCCCTCCTCAGAAGACGAGCTAG ATGATAGCCCAGATGTCCTGGTTTCCAGAATAGAAAGAGCACAGAGACAGTATTCTGAGACTGAGCCACATGACACAAAG GAAGAGAACTCTAGAGATCTGGAGGAATTCTCTaaaatgagttcaaagtcaaaCAGTACTTCCCTGGAAGACAGAG ATGATTTAAGCAGCAATGAGGGTACAAGCGAAAAGATTGAGTTGAATGAAGATGATGGTATCAAGTCACAGGAG GATGATCAGCCAATAGCtattaaaaggaaaagaggaagacctCGCAAATACCCGGCAGAAATAGGCTTGAAAACAA aAGAAGACTCCAAAGCAGAGACTGGCATTACCACT GTAGAACAGTCTCCACCTAGCAGCAAGCTGAAAACCAGCCAAGCAG